TTCATTGATCATTGGGAAGTGTTTCCGGGTATGGCTCAGCCTTTTATTGAAAATGCCATCTGGCATGGAGTCCGGAGTCTCAGGCATAAAGGATTTTTAAGCATCCGATTTATTTATACGCCTGAAAATGGATTGTACTGCCTGATTTCGGATGACGGCATCGGCAGAAAGCAATCAGAAGCACTTAAAAACAATGTTAACGTGCGAAAATCCCGCGGTATCAGCCTTATCAGGGAGCGTTTGCAGATCATCAATAATTTGCAGGGAACCAGCTACAATGTTGTAATTGATGATCTGAATCCTGCTGAGGAAAATTGCGGTACCCTTGTCAGAATTGACATTCCTTCCAGAATCCGAACTCCTTAATCCAATCTCATATGATACTCAAAACCATTGTAGCCGATGATGAAAAACCCTCAAGAGAGGCCCTCGTTAAATACCTCAGCGATTTTTGTCCCGATGTGGAAGTTGTGGCTTCCTGTAATTCTGCACAGAGTGCATATAGTGCGATTTTAAAGCATAATCCGCATCTTGTTTTCCTTGATATCGAAATGCCCGGCAAAAACGGCTTCGAGTTACTGCAAATGTTCGAAAAAATTACTTTTCGTGTTGTTTTCGTTACAGCCTATGCCGAATATGCCATTAAAGCATTCCGATTCTCGGCCACTGATTACCTGCTGAAACCCGTCATGATCGATGATCTGAAATCGGCTGTAAATAAGGTCAAATCTGAAATTTCAACCGAATTGGATACAATGAATCTCAGAAAGCTGATTGAATACCTTACCTTACGACAGGACGATTTCAACCAGATTGTTGTATCGGACAGCTCCGGCTTCAGGGTGATTGAAACCAGGGATATTATTCTTTGTGAAGCAGACGGTTACTGTACACATTTTGTCATTAAGGGCGAAGGGAAAATTACAAGTTCCAAGAACCTGAAGCATTATGAGGAATTGCTTACCGGTCATGGCTTTATAAGAGTGCATAATTCTTTTCTTCTGAATACAAAACATATAAAAAGCTACAGCAACCAGGGTGAAATCATTCTTACGCAAAATATAAGTTGCCCGTTGGGCAATGCCTTCAAGCAAAAGTTCATGGAGCAGTTCAAGAAGAGAAGGTAGTCATTAGCCCCGGCCGAAGGCCGGGGATTTAATTACCAATAAAGATAATGGGCCTTCAGGCCAAAATGTTTATTAGCTCAAACTCCCATTCCATTGGAAATATACCACTTTTGGTAAGGAAACTCATATAACCGACCATTTAATGTATTATTTTGGCACTACCGAACACTCAAACATCTGTGCTTTCCTACCTAAGACCGGTCCAGTCGGGAATCTCTAACGGACCGGTTTTATTTTTCCGCTGATCCAAAAATCTTTTTACATTTATAATCAAATCGTGTTGTTTCTCCATGAAAAAGATTTTGGTTGTGTATTATACCCAAACGGGTCAGCTTAAAGAAATTGTTGATTCGTTGATGTCAGGCATCATAGCTGATGCCGATGTTCAGGTAACCTATGAAGAATTAAAGCCGAAACCTGCTTTTCCTTTTCCATGGACATCGGATCAGTTTTTCCAGGCTATGCCGGAATCCGTTAAGGGCATACCTTGCGAACTGGAACCACTGAAAGTGAATGAAAATGAGGACTTCGATCTTGTCATAGTAGCCTGGCAGCCATGGTATCTTTCCCCCTCAATTCCGACCCATGCTTTTTTCAGGAGTGAATCAGCAAAAAAATTGCTCAACGGCAAACCTGTGATAACAGTTATCGGAAGCCGGAATATGTGGGTAATGGCCCAAAACACAATTAAAACCTACATTAAGGATTGTGGCGGACGACTTGTAGGGAATATCCTGTTGTTTGACCGGGCCGCCAACCTTTTGAGCGTCATTTCGATTATCCGGTGGATGTTCAAAGGCAAAAAGGACAGGTATATGAAAATCATTCCTCCGGCAGGAGTTTCAGATGCCGATATTGCCAATGCATCAAAATACGGAGCCACAATTCTTGACAGTGTAAAAACCGGGAACTATGACCAGCTTCATCCCCGGCTCATATCCATGGGTGCCGTAGATGTGGATCCATCTGTTGTGATGATTGAAAAAAGAGGGATTATATTTTTCAGGATATGGTCTTCTTTTATATTAAAGAAAGGTTCTTACGGAGAAAAATCGCGACTGGTGAGAGTGCGGTTATTCAAATACTATCTGCTTGCCGTGCTGTATCTTGTGTCTCCGTTTGCATCCATCCTCTACAGGGTCATAAAACCCTTCAGGAAGAACACTATTAAAAAACAGATATCTTTATATCAATCGCTTTAATCACGTATGATTGTTTTTTTTAGCTTTGCACTTTTGTATGAATCGTCAATGTCGGATGGCCCTGACGCAGTAACATTCCATTTATTTTAGTGTATGTCAAACGAGGTTTTCATTACCAACATTACTAGGTACCTTCCTAACAGCCCTGTTTCTAATGATGAAATGGAAGAATACCTTGGAATGATCGATAACAGGCCCTCAAAGGCCCGGAGGATAGTGTTGAGAAACAACGGCATTGTAAACCGGCATTATGCTCTTAAAAAAGGAGGTATTCCCACACACAGCAATGCGGAACTGGCGGCTGAGGCAGTCAATTTATTGTTTGACGACCGGTTTAAAAGGGAAAATGTACAACTTCTGGCCTGTGGTACCGCTTCACCCGACCAGATCATGCCGTCGCAGGCATCCATGGTTCATGGCTTACTTGACATTCCGGCAATTGAAATCGCATCCTTTGCAGGTTCATGCTGTGCCAGTATCCAGGCTTTGAAGTTCGGCTATTTATCTGTTCTGGCAGGCAATACACAAAACGGTATTGTTACAGGTTCTGAAATACTTTCGCACTGGATGCTCTCAAAATATTTTGAAAAGGAATCCGAAAACGAAGCTAAACTGAAGGAAAATCCTCTTATTGCTTTTGAGAAGGAGTTTTTGCGCTGGATGCTTTCGGATGGCGCAGGAGCTGTGCTTATTGAAAATAAACCGGCAGGAAAACATCCCTTGAAAATTGAGTGGATTGAAATCAGGTCATATGCCAGCGAAAAGGAGACCTGTATGTATGCAGGTGCTGATAAAGACGCTGATGGACAATTGAGAGGATGGTGCAGGTTTGAAGCCGAAGACTGGCTGAATAAATCGATATTTTCACTGAAGCAGGATACCCGTATGCTGGGCGAAAACATAGTTCAGATCGGCGGCAGATTTCTGAAAGAAGTCCTTGAAGAAAGGAAATTTGACATTCATGAAGTGGATTATTTCCTTCCACATCTTTCATCCGAGTTTTTCAGGGATGCAATATTTAAGGAGCTTGATCTGATTGGTATTCCCATTCCCAAAGAAAAATGGTTTACCAATCTTACCACTGTAGGCAATGTGGCCACGGTTTCATTCATCCTGATGCTTGAGGAACTCATCCGTACAAAGGAATTAAAAAAAGGTCAGAAAATCCTTATCCAGGTTCCTGAAAGTGCCCGGTTTACCTATGCTTATGCACTTCTGACAGTTTGTTAATTGAATCCTTTTTAGATGCACATTGTCCGATATTTAAGCGTTATCAGAACAATTTCAGATTTTAATTGGTTAGAATTACCGGAAACAATTATAGCCGGAAAGTATGAAAATTGATGAAGTTCCACAGGATAAAGGGTACCTTGTTAAGGGAAGGATCAGCGATCTGAGTTATGCCGTTGGTAATGACGGTAAATATATTAGCAGGCAAAGCCAGGGTTGGGCGCCCAAGAATGAAGCGATGTCGCTTGCCTGGGATGTGGTTTACGAACGGGCTGAGAATGCAAGAAACCTTGTGTTGGCTGGCATTTTAAGTCCTGTGGCTTTTTATATGGAACTGAATATAATGGATGTTCACATATTATCCAGCTATACCGGCATTTCAAAATGGAAGGTGAAAAGACACCTTAAAATGAAGAATTTTTTAAAGATGAAACCGGAGGTGCTTTCCAGGTATGCCGAAGCATTTAAAATGGCACCCTGTGAACTGTCAGATGTGAATAAAATAAGGGAGGTTAAAATCGGTCATGAAAATTGACTTTCAGCATAAACAATCGGCTCATTGTGAAAACGGTGTAACATCCAATCTTCTGAATTATTACGGAATAAAGCTGAGTGAACCGATGGTGTTCGGTATCGGCTCGGGTTATTTCTTTTCCCATATGCCCTTTTATAAACTTAACGGCATGCCTGTTACATCTTTCAGGGTGCTGCCGGGATGGATATTCAAAAGGGTAACACATCGCCTGGGAATAAAAGTTGAACGTAAAAAATTCACCAATCCGGACAGTTCCATGAAAGAACTGGATGACCTGCTGAACAAGGGAATTCCTACTGGTATGCTCGTCGGTGTTTTCCAGTTGCCTTACTTTCCTAAAGAATACCGTTTCCATTTCAATGCCCATAACCTTACTGTTTTTGGCAGGGAAAACGGCCATTACCTAATCAGCGATCCCATAATGGAGCATATTGAAACTCTTACATATGACGAGCTGGTCAGGGTTCGCTTTGCACATGGCACTTATCCGCCAAAAGGAAGAATGTACCATATTACCCATGTGCCGAAGAATATTGATATTAATTCAGCAATAATAACGGGCATCAATAAAACGGCAAAAGACATGCTTGGAATCCCGGTGCCGATGTTCGGAATAAAAGGGATTCGCTTTCTCGCCAAACGAATGCGCACATGGCCTGAGAAATACGGTCAGAAAATGGCCATCCTTAATCTGGGACAGGTTATCCGCATGCTGGAAGAGATCGGAACAGGCGGAGCAGGATTCCGGTTTATTTATGCCGCTTTTCTGCAGGAAAGTGCTGAAAGACTTAACAAGCGCTGGTTAAATGATGTCAGCGTTGAAATGACTGCAACAGGGGATGCGTGGCGGGAGTTTGCCGTAATGGCAGCCCGCTGTTTTAAGAATCGTGACAATGCCAATATTACCTATGATTCACTTGCTGACAGGCTCATGTATATTGCCGACCGTGAAGAGCACGTGTTTCAGCAGCTGAAGGATATTTCAGTTCGATGAACACACCTCCCGTCATACATATCGAAAAGCTGGGCAAGTGGTATAAGAACAGTCCGCGGCCTGCCCTTAACACAATCGATCTGGACATTCCGGAAGGGAGGATCTTCGGACTTCTTGGGCCTAATGGCGCCGGCAAAACAACAATGATCCGGATACTTTGCGGATTGTTACCTCCTTCAGGGGGTTCAGTTACCATTGGTGGTTACTCACTTCATACGGAGAAAAGTAAAATCAAAAGAATAATCGGGGTTGTTCCACAGGAAATAGCCATATACCCAACGCTCACAGCTACTGAAAATCTCACGATTTACGGAGGAATCTGCGGACTGAGCGGTTCCGATCTGAAAAAAAGAATTAATAAATGGCTGGAAGTGTTCGGACTTGAAAAAAGTAAAAATCAGCAAACCGGTTTTTACTCAGGTGGCATGAAACGCAGGATAAACCTGATTGCCGGGATTATTCATGATCCTAAGATCCTTTTCCTTGATGAGCCTACGGTTGGTGTGGATGTGCAATCGAAAAAAGTCATCATTGATAATCTTTTTGAAATTAACCGGACGGGTACAACCATAGTCTATACGTCACATTATCTTGAAGAGGCCGAAAACCTGTGTTCCGATATTGCCATTATTGATGAAGGCAATATCATTTCAAGAGGTACCCTTCAGGAAATGCGCAAAAAGCACGGGATTGATTCTAAACTTGAGGACATATTCCTCCACCTGACCGGCAGGGAACTGAGAGATTAATTATGAAAGTATTTTCAAAACTGGTTTATAAGGATTTCCTGGTTATGATCAGGGACAGGGGCGGACTTGCCATGCTGTTTATCATGCCTATGGCCCTTGTTTTGATCATGACAAGCCTGCAGAATAATACC
Above is a genomic segment from Bacteroidales bacterium containing:
- a CDS encoding LytTR family DNA-binding domain-containing protein — translated: MILKTIVADDEKPSREALVKYLSDFCPDVEVVASCNSAQSAYSAILKHNPHLVFLDIEMPGKNGFELLQMFEKITFRVVFVTAYAEYAIKAFRFSATDYLLKPVMIDDLKSAVNKVKSEISTELDTMNLRKLIEYLTLRQDDFNQIVVSDSSGFRVIETRDIILCEADGYCTHFVIKGEGKITSSKNLKHYEELLTGHGFIRVHNSFLLNTKHIKSYSNQGEIILTQNISCPLGNAFKQKFMEQFKKRR
- a CDS encoding ABC transporter ATP-binding protein gives rise to the protein MNTPPVIHIEKLGKWYKNSPRPALNTIDLDIPEGRIFGLLGPNGAGKTTMIRILCGLLPPSGGSVTIGGYSLHTEKSKIKRIIGVVPQEIAIYPTLTATENLTIYGGICGLSGSDLKKRINKWLEVFGLEKSKNQQTGFYSGGMKRRINLIAGIIHDPKILFLDEPTVGVDVQSKKVIIDNLFEINRTGTTIVYTSHYLEEAENLCSDIAIIDEGNIISRGTLQEMRKKHGIDSKLEDIFLHLTGRELRD
- a CDS encoding beta-ketoacyl-ACP synthase III, which produces MSNEVFITNITRYLPNSPVSNDEMEEYLGMIDNRPSKARRIVLRNNGIVNRHYALKKGGIPTHSNAELAAEAVNLLFDDRFKRENVQLLACGTASPDQIMPSQASMVHGLLDIPAIEIASFAGSCCASIQALKFGYLSVLAGNTQNGIVTGSEILSHWMLSKYFEKESENEAKLKENPLIAFEKEFLRWMLSDGAGAVLIENKPAGKHPLKIEWIEIRSYASEKETCMYAGADKDADGQLRGWCRFEAEDWLNKSIFSLKQDTRMLGENIVQIGGRFLKEVLEERKFDIHEVDYFLPHLSSEFFRDAIFKELDLIGIPIPKEKWFTNLTTVGNVATVSFILMLEELIRTKELKKGQKILIQVPESARFTYAYALLTVC
- a CDS encoding BtrH N-terminal domain-containing protein, which gives rise to MKIDFQHKQSAHCENGVTSNLLNYYGIKLSEPMVFGIGSGYFFSHMPFYKLNGMPVTSFRVLPGWIFKRVTHRLGIKVERKKFTNPDSSMKELDDLLNKGIPTGMLVGVFQLPYFPKEYRFHFNAHNLTVFGRENGHYLISDPIMEHIETLTYDELVRVRFAHGTYPPKGRMYHITHVPKNIDINSAIITGINKTAKDMLGIPVPMFGIKGIRFLAKRMRTWPEKYGQKMAILNLGQVIRMLEEIGTGGAGFRFIYAAFLQESAERLNKRWLNDVSVEMTATGDAWREFAVMAARCFKNRDNANITYDSLADRLMYIADREEHVFQQLKDISVR